One stretch of Oncorhynchus masou masou isolate Uvic2021 chromosome 9, UVic_Omas_1.1, whole genome shotgun sequence DNA includes these proteins:
- the LOC135545756 gene encoding zinc finger protein 181-like isoform X3 produces MTALRDDVAAGPYWNLEPGLRTWVTSHKPEPGRLKMSEKVQNTFRLQLSSIMDSLLTAAVCEISKIFEGSLSEQQAELTQSVEEISALKGKLRLAEMRLKEGGKIKVLDGTAANTSGQTVTDVTTIAEVEEEVPDWCEPLQSEDSLIPPSKIKKENEWPWVDLRPLTVSLWRIPNIKQEQAEDFDNHLLTALARSPPRKGSAAERLLNRRLKDIPELSAAWSGYGCGSVGRGRGLRNTHGSLLCTFKQENPEPQSSVLLDKNVLRHSTRHGKDCDLQSKHREGTHGKTSDIVKKKLGRRRKHLKMEPSAEEEATTSGTDKSFCCKYCGKGFHREFGLSVHMRSHNKGTYKCPKCPKKFPYPSALRVHTLNSHGKTEKNKPCSNVKEKLNSINHKVKSLSPSRTKPTSPNNKPLSSSKAKPLPPKDKPTSPNNKAGSPKGSIHPQLYSCHVCHKEYTSAKSLQDHEHIHTGERPYPCNQCGQRFRVKQFLILHLRKAHADVYGGEESSRYLSWTAPVEDPIANGAEQQHAIKSKRKDDRRAKENSKRKQMTETDGLFQCTVCKKLLSSQMSLVQHFRIHTGEKPLSCEECGKKFRCHPILISHRKSAHPGKKYQCLRCVQQFETMAERKRHLLQVHQFKKPNPRSRCPRCNRTFHNSNSLRIHYETVHA; encoded by the exons ATGACTGCTCTGAGAGATGACGTCGCAGCTGGACCCTATTGGAATCTCGAGCCAGGGCTCAG AACCTGGGTGACGTCACACAAACCTGAGCCAGGGAGATTAAAGATGTCGGAGAAGGTGCAGAACACCTTCAGGTTGCAGCTGTCCTCCATCATGGACTCCCTGCTCACTGCAGCCGTGTGTGAGATCTCCAAGATCTTTGAGGGCAGTCTGAGTGAGCAGCAGGCAGAGCTCACGCAGAGTGTAGAGGAGATCTCAGCATTGAAGGGGAAGCTGAGGCTGGCAGAGATGAGGTTGAAGGAGGGTGGAAAAATAAAGGTGTTGGATGGTACGGCTGCCAACACCTCTGGGCAAACAGTCACTGACGTGACAACAATTGCTGAGGTAGAAGAAGAAG TACCCGATTGGTGCGAGCCTCTTCAGTCAGAAGATTCTTTAATTCCACCCTCGAAGATCAAAAAGGAAAATGAGTGGCCATGGGTGGATCTGCGACCACTGACTGTGTCTTTATGGCGCATCCCTAACATCAAACAAGAG CAGGCTGAAGATTTTGATAACCACTTGCTGACAGCCCTAGCCAGGAGTCCTCCACGAAAAG ggTCTGCTGCGGAGCGGTTGTTAAACAGACGGTTAAAAGACATACCTGAACTGAGCGCGGCCTGGTCAGGATATGGTTGTGGCTCAGTAGGGCGGGGGCGGGGGCTGAGGAATACCCATGGTAGTCTGTTGTGCACATTCAAACAAGAAAATCCGGAACCCCAGAGCAGCGTCTTATTAGATAAGAATGTCTTGAGGCACAGCACAAGACATGGAAAAGATTGTGACTTACAAAGCAAACACAGAGAGGGGACACATGGGAAAACGAGTGACATAGTGAAAAAGAAGTTAGGAAGGAGAAGAAAGCATTTAAAAATGGAACCTAGTGCAGAGGAAGAAGCAACAACCAGTGGAACTGACAAGAGTTTCTGCTGCAAATACTGTGGGAAGGGCTTTCACAGAGAGTTTGGTCTTTCTGTGCACATGAGGTCTCATAACAAGGGGACATACAAATGTCCTAAGTGTCCCAAAAAGTTTCCGTATCCAAGTGCACTCCGGGTGCACACATTGAACAGCCACGGCAAAACAGAAAAGAACAAACCTTGCTCTAACGTCAAAGAAAAGTTGAACTCTATCAACCACAAAGTAAAATCCCTCTCCCCCAGCAGAACAAAGCCTACTTCCCCCAACAACAAACCTCTCTCTTCCAGCAAGGCCAAACCTCTACCCCCCAAAGACAAACCAACCTCCCCCAACAACAAAGCTGGCTCCCCTAAAGGCAGCATACATCCACAACTTTATTCTTGTCACGTTTGCCATAAGGAGTACACTTCTGCAAAATCCCTGCAGGACCACGAACACATTCACACAGGTGAGAGACCGTACCCTTGTAACCAGTGTGGGCAGAGGTTCCGTGTAAAGCAGTTCCTGATATTACATTTGCGTAAAGCCCATGCGGATGTGTACGGGGGTGAGGAGAGCAGCAGATACCTCTCCTGGACTGCACCAGTGGAGGATCCCATTGCTAACGGTGCTGAGCAGCAACATGCCATTAAGTCAAAGAGGAAAGACGATCGACGTGCAAAGGAAAACAGCAAACGGAAGCAAATGACAGAAACAGACGGCCTGTTTCAATGCACAGTGTGTAAAAAGCTGCTAAGTTCACAGATGAGCCTCGTTCAACACTTCCGAATCCACACAGGTGAGAAACCGCTCAGCTGCGAAGAGTGCGGCAAGAAATTCCGCTGTCACCCCATCTTGATCAGCCACAGGAAGTCCGCCCACCCGGGGAAGAAGTACCAATGCCTCAGGTGTGTTCAGCAATTTGAGACCATGGCTGAACGTAAGAGACATCTACTACAAGTCCACCAATTCAAGAAACCCAACCCGCGGTCCCGCTGTCCTCGCTGTAACAGGACTTTCCACAACAGTAACTCCCTGAGGATCCACTATGAAACTGTCCATGCCTGA
- the LOC135545756 gene encoding zinc finger protein 181-like isoform X1, with protein MLHTLKIYNEDQANRVSCFRDRCFSRTWVTSHKPEPGRLKMSEKVQNTFRLQLSSIMDSLLTAAVCEISKIFEGSLSEQQAELTQSVEEISALKGKLRLAEMRLKEGGKIKVLDGTAANTSGQTVTDVTTIAEVEEEVPDWCEPLQSEDSLIPPSKIKKENEWPWVDLRPLTVSLWRIPNIKQEQAEDFDNHLLTALARSPPRKGSAAERLLNRRLKDIPELSAAWSGYGCGSVGRGRGLRNTHGSLLCTFKQENPEPQSSVLLDKNVLRHSTRHGKDCDLQSKHREGTHGKTSDIVKKKLGRRRKHLKMEPSAEEEATTSGTDKSFCCKYCGKGFHREFGLSVHMRSHNKGTYKCPKCPKKFPYPSALRVHTLNSHGKTEKNKPCSNVKEKLNSINHKVKSLSPSRTKPTSPNNKPLSSSKAKPLPPKDKPTSPNNKAGSPKGSIHPQLYSCHVCHKEYTSAKSLQDHEHIHTGERPYPCNQCGQRFRVKQFLILHLRKAHADVYGGEESSRYLSWTAPVEDPIANGAEQQHAIKSKRKDDRRAKENSKRKQMTETDGLFQCTVCKKLLSSQMSLVQHFRIHTGEKPLSCEECGKKFRCHPILISHRKSAHPGKKYQCLRCVQQFETMAERKRHLLQVHQFKKPNPRSRCPRCNRTFHNSNSLRIHYETVHA; from the exons ATGCTCCATACGTTGAAGATATACAACGAAGACCAAGCCAACAGAGTCAGTTGTTTTAGAGACCGCTGTTTTAGCAG AACCTGGGTGACGTCACACAAACCTGAGCCAGGGAGATTAAAGATGTCGGAGAAGGTGCAGAACACCTTCAGGTTGCAGCTGTCCTCCATCATGGACTCCCTGCTCACTGCAGCCGTGTGTGAGATCTCCAAGATCTTTGAGGGCAGTCTGAGTGAGCAGCAGGCAGAGCTCACGCAGAGTGTAGAGGAGATCTCAGCATTGAAGGGGAAGCTGAGGCTGGCAGAGATGAGGTTGAAGGAGGGTGGAAAAATAAAGGTGTTGGATGGTACGGCTGCCAACACCTCTGGGCAAACAGTCACTGACGTGACAACAATTGCTGAGGTAGAAGAAGAAG TACCCGATTGGTGCGAGCCTCTTCAGTCAGAAGATTCTTTAATTCCACCCTCGAAGATCAAAAAGGAAAATGAGTGGCCATGGGTGGATCTGCGACCACTGACTGTGTCTTTATGGCGCATCCCTAACATCAAACAAGAG CAGGCTGAAGATTTTGATAACCACTTGCTGACAGCCCTAGCCAGGAGTCCTCCACGAAAAG ggTCTGCTGCGGAGCGGTTGTTAAACAGACGGTTAAAAGACATACCTGAACTGAGCGCGGCCTGGTCAGGATATGGTTGTGGCTCAGTAGGGCGGGGGCGGGGGCTGAGGAATACCCATGGTAGTCTGTTGTGCACATTCAAACAAGAAAATCCGGAACCCCAGAGCAGCGTCTTATTAGATAAGAATGTCTTGAGGCACAGCACAAGACATGGAAAAGATTGTGACTTACAAAGCAAACACAGAGAGGGGACACATGGGAAAACGAGTGACATAGTGAAAAAGAAGTTAGGAAGGAGAAGAAAGCATTTAAAAATGGAACCTAGTGCAGAGGAAGAAGCAACAACCAGTGGAACTGACAAGAGTTTCTGCTGCAAATACTGTGGGAAGGGCTTTCACAGAGAGTTTGGTCTTTCTGTGCACATGAGGTCTCATAACAAGGGGACATACAAATGTCCTAAGTGTCCCAAAAAGTTTCCGTATCCAAGTGCACTCCGGGTGCACACATTGAACAGCCACGGCAAAACAGAAAAGAACAAACCTTGCTCTAACGTCAAAGAAAAGTTGAACTCTATCAACCACAAAGTAAAATCCCTCTCCCCCAGCAGAACAAAGCCTACTTCCCCCAACAACAAACCTCTCTCTTCCAGCAAGGCCAAACCTCTACCCCCCAAAGACAAACCAACCTCCCCCAACAACAAAGCTGGCTCCCCTAAAGGCAGCATACATCCACAACTTTATTCTTGTCACGTTTGCCATAAGGAGTACACTTCTGCAAAATCCCTGCAGGACCACGAACACATTCACACAGGTGAGAGACCGTACCCTTGTAACCAGTGTGGGCAGAGGTTCCGTGTAAAGCAGTTCCTGATATTACATTTGCGTAAAGCCCATGCGGATGTGTACGGGGGTGAGGAGAGCAGCAGATACCTCTCCTGGACTGCACCAGTGGAGGATCCCATTGCTAACGGTGCTGAGCAGCAACATGCCATTAAGTCAAAGAGGAAAGACGATCGACGTGCAAAGGAAAACAGCAAACGGAAGCAAATGACAGAAACAGACGGCCTGTTTCAATGCACAGTGTGTAAAAAGCTGCTAAGTTCACAGATGAGCCTCGTTCAACACTTCCGAATCCACACAGGTGAGAAACCGCTCAGCTGCGAAGAGTGCGGCAAGAAATTCCGCTGTCACCCCATCTTGATCAGCCACAGGAAGTCCGCCCACCCGGGGAAGAAGTACCAATGCCTCAGGTGTGTTCAGCAATTTGAGACCATGGCTGAACGTAAGAGACATCTACTACAAGTCCACCAATTCAAGAAACCCAACCCGCGGTCCCGCTGTCCTCGCTGTAACAGGACTTTCCACAACAGTAACTCCCTGAGGATCCACTATGAAACTGTCCATGCCTGA
- the LOC135545756 gene encoding zinc finger protein 181-like isoform X2 — MLHTLKIYNEDQANRVSCFRDRCFSRTWVTSHKPEPGRLKMSEKVQNTFRLQLSSIMDSLLTAAVCEISKIFEGSLSEQQAELTQSVEEISALKGKLRLAEMRLKEGGKIKVLDGTAANTSGQTVTDVTTIAEVEEEVPDWCEPLQSEDSLIPPSKIKKENEWPWVDLRPLTVSLWRIPNIKQEAEDFDNHLLTALARSPPRKGSAAERLLNRRLKDIPELSAAWSGYGCGSVGRGRGLRNTHGSLLCTFKQENPEPQSSVLLDKNVLRHSTRHGKDCDLQSKHREGTHGKTSDIVKKKLGRRRKHLKMEPSAEEEATTSGTDKSFCCKYCGKGFHREFGLSVHMRSHNKGTYKCPKCPKKFPYPSALRVHTLNSHGKTEKNKPCSNVKEKLNSINHKVKSLSPSRTKPTSPNNKPLSSSKAKPLPPKDKPTSPNNKAGSPKGSIHPQLYSCHVCHKEYTSAKSLQDHEHIHTGERPYPCNQCGQRFRVKQFLILHLRKAHADVYGGEESSRYLSWTAPVEDPIANGAEQQHAIKSKRKDDRRAKENSKRKQMTETDGLFQCTVCKKLLSSQMSLVQHFRIHTGEKPLSCEECGKKFRCHPILISHRKSAHPGKKYQCLRCVQQFETMAERKRHLLQVHQFKKPNPRSRCPRCNRTFHNSNSLRIHYETVHA; from the exons ATGCTCCATACGTTGAAGATATACAACGAAGACCAAGCCAACAGAGTCAGTTGTTTTAGAGACCGCTGTTTTAGCAG AACCTGGGTGACGTCACACAAACCTGAGCCAGGGAGATTAAAGATGTCGGAGAAGGTGCAGAACACCTTCAGGTTGCAGCTGTCCTCCATCATGGACTCCCTGCTCACTGCAGCCGTGTGTGAGATCTCCAAGATCTTTGAGGGCAGTCTGAGTGAGCAGCAGGCAGAGCTCACGCAGAGTGTAGAGGAGATCTCAGCATTGAAGGGGAAGCTGAGGCTGGCAGAGATGAGGTTGAAGGAGGGTGGAAAAATAAAGGTGTTGGATGGTACGGCTGCCAACACCTCTGGGCAAACAGTCACTGACGTGACAACAATTGCTGAGGTAGAAGAAGAAG TACCCGATTGGTGCGAGCCTCTTCAGTCAGAAGATTCTTTAATTCCACCCTCGAAGATCAAAAAGGAAAATGAGTGGCCATGGGTGGATCTGCGACCACTGACTGTGTCTTTATGGCGCATCCCTAACATCAAACAAGAG GCTGAAGATTTTGATAACCACTTGCTGACAGCCCTAGCCAGGAGTCCTCCACGAAAAG ggTCTGCTGCGGAGCGGTTGTTAAACAGACGGTTAAAAGACATACCTGAACTGAGCGCGGCCTGGTCAGGATATGGTTGTGGCTCAGTAGGGCGGGGGCGGGGGCTGAGGAATACCCATGGTAGTCTGTTGTGCACATTCAAACAAGAAAATCCGGAACCCCAGAGCAGCGTCTTATTAGATAAGAATGTCTTGAGGCACAGCACAAGACATGGAAAAGATTGTGACTTACAAAGCAAACACAGAGAGGGGACACATGGGAAAACGAGTGACATAGTGAAAAAGAAGTTAGGAAGGAGAAGAAAGCATTTAAAAATGGAACCTAGTGCAGAGGAAGAAGCAACAACCAGTGGAACTGACAAGAGTTTCTGCTGCAAATACTGTGGGAAGGGCTTTCACAGAGAGTTTGGTCTTTCTGTGCACATGAGGTCTCATAACAAGGGGACATACAAATGTCCTAAGTGTCCCAAAAAGTTTCCGTATCCAAGTGCACTCCGGGTGCACACATTGAACAGCCACGGCAAAACAGAAAAGAACAAACCTTGCTCTAACGTCAAAGAAAAGTTGAACTCTATCAACCACAAAGTAAAATCCCTCTCCCCCAGCAGAACAAAGCCTACTTCCCCCAACAACAAACCTCTCTCTTCCAGCAAGGCCAAACCTCTACCCCCCAAAGACAAACCAACCTCCCCCAACAACAAAGCTGGCTCCCCTAAAGGCAGCATACATCCACAACTTTATTCTTGTCACGTTTGCCATAAGGAGTACACTTCTGCAAAATCCCTGCAGGACCACGAACACATTCACACAGGTGAGAGACCGTACCCTTGTAACCAGTGTGGGCAGAGGTTCCGTGTAAAGCAGTTCCTGATATTACATTTGCGTAAAGCCCATGCGGATGTGTACGGGGGTGAGGAGAGCAGCAGATACCTCTCCTGGACTGCACCAGTGGAGGATCCCATTGCTAACGGTGCTGAGCAGCAACATGCCATTAAGTCAAAGAGGAAAGACGATCGACGTGCAAAGGAAAACAGCAAACGGAAGCAAATGACAGAAACAGACGGCCTGTTTCAATGCACAGTGTGTAAAAAGCTGCTAAGTTCACAGATGAGCCTCGTTCAACACTTCCGAATCCACACAGGTGAGAAACCGCTCAGCTGCGAAGAGTGCGGCAAGAAATTCCGCTGTCACCCCATCTTGATCAGCCACAGGAAGTCCGCCCACCCGGGGAAGAAGTACCAATGCCTCAGGTGTGTTCAGCAATTTGAGACCATGGCTGAACGTAAGAGACATCTACTACAAGTCCACCAATTCAAGAAACCCAACCCGCGGTCCCGCTGTCCTCGCTGTAACAGGACTTTCCACAACAGTAACTCCCTGAGGATCCACTATGAAACTGTCCATGCCTGA
- the LOC135545756 gene encoding zinc finger protein 181-like isoform X4: MSEKVQNTFRLQLSSIMDSLLTAAVCEISKIFEGSLSEQQAELTQSVEEISALKGKLRLAEMRLKEGGKIKVLDGTAANTSGQTVTDVTTIAEVEEEVPDWCEPLQSEDSLIPPSKIKKENEWPWVDLRPLTVSLWRIPNIKQEQAEDFDNHLLTALARSPPRKGSAAERLLNRRLKDIPELSAAWSGYGCGSVGRGRGLRNTHGSLLCTFKQENPEPQSSVLLDKNVLRHSTRHGKDCDLQSKHREGTHGKTSDIVKKKLGRRRKHLKMEPSAEEEATTSGTDKSFCCKYCGKGFHREFGLSVHMRSHNKGTYKCPKCPKKFPYPSALRVHTLNSHGKTEKNKPCSNVKEKLNSINHKVKSLSPSRTKPTSPNNKPLSSSKAKPLPPKDKPTSPNNKAGSPKGSIHPQLYSCHVCHKEYTSAKSLQDHEHIHTGERPYPCNQCGQRFRVKQFLILHLRKAHADVYGGEESSRYLSWTAPVEDPIANGAEQQHAIKSKRKDDRRAKENSKRKQMTETDGLFQCTVCKKLLSSQMSLVQHFRIHTGEKPLSCEECGKKFRCHPILISHRKSAHPGKKYQCLRCVQQFETMAERKRHLLQVHQFKKPNPRSRCPRCNRTFHNSNSLRIHYETVHA, translated from the exons ATGTCGGAGAAGGTGCAGAACACCTTCAGGTTGCAGCTGTCCTCCATCATGGACTCCCTGCTCACTGCAGCCGTGTGTGAGATCTCCAAGATCTTTGAGGGCAGTCTGAGTGAGCAGCAGGCAGAGCTCACGCAGAGTGTAGAGGAGATCTCAGCATTGAAGGGGAAGCTGAGGCTGGCAGAGATGAGGTTGAAGGAGGGTGGAAAAATAAAGGTGTTGGATGGTACGGCTGCCAACACCTCTGGGCAAACAGTCACTGACGTGACAACAATTGCTGAGGTAGAAGAAGAAG TACCCGATTGGTGCGAGCCTCTTCAGTCAGAAGATTCTTTAATTCCACCCTCGAAGATCAAAAAGGAAAATGAGTGGCCATGGGTGGATCTGCGACCACTGACTGTGTCTTTATGGCGCATCCCTAACATCAAACAAGAG CAGGCTGAAGATTTTGATAACCACTTGCTGACAGCCCTAGCCAGGAGTCCTCCACGAAAAG ggTCTGCTGCGGAGCGGTTGTTAAACAGACGGTTAAAAGACATACCTGAACTGAGCGCGGCCTGGTCAGGATATGGTTGTGGCTCAGTAGGGCGGGGGCGGGGGCTGAGGAATACCCATGGTAGTCTGTTGTGCACATTCAAACAAGAAAATCCGGAACCCCAGAGCAGCGTCTTATTAGATAAGAATGTCTTGAGGCACAGCACAAGACATGGAAAAGATTGTGACTTACAAAGCAAACACAGAGAGGGGACACATGGGAAAACGAGTGACATAGTGAAAAAGAAGTTAGGAAGGAGAAGAAAGCATTTAAAAATGGAACCTAGTGCAGAGGAAGAAGCAACAACCAGTGGAACTGACAAGAGTTTCTGCTGCAAATACTGTGGGAAGGGCTTTCACAGAGAGTTTGGTCTTTCTGTGCACATGAGGTCTCATAACAAGGGGACATACAAATGTCCTAAGTGTCCCAAAAAGTTTCCGTATCCAAGTGCACTCCGGGTGCACACATTGAACAGCCACGGCAAAACAGAAAAGAACAAACCTTGCTCTAACGTCAAAGAAAAGTTGAACTCTATCAACCACAAAGTAAAATCCCTCTCCCCCAGCAGAACAAAGCCTACTTCCCCCAACAACAAACCTCTCTCTTCCAGCAAGGCCAAACCTCTACCCCCCAAAGACAAACCAACCTCCCCCAACAACAAAGCTGGCTCCCCTAAAGGCAGCATACATCCACAACTTTATTCTTGTCACGTTTGCCATAAGGAGTACACTTCTGCAAAATCCCTGCAGGACCACGAACACATTCACACAGGTGAGAGACCGTACCCTTGTAACCAGTGTGGGCAGAGGTTCCGTGTAAAGCAGTTCCTGATATTACATTTGCGTAAAGCCCATGCGGATGTGTACGGGGGTGAGGAGAGCAGCAGATACCTCTCCTGGACTGCACCAGTGGAGGATCCCATTGCTAACGGTGCTGAGCAGCAACATGCCATTAAGTCAAAGAGGAAAGACGATCGACGTGCAAAGGAAAACAGCAAACGGAAGCAAATGACAGAAACAGACGGCCTGTTTCAATGCACAGTGTGTAAAAAGCTGCTAAGTTCACAGATGAGCCTCGTTCAACACTTCCGAATCCACACAGGTGAGAAACCGCTCAGCTGCGAAGAGTGCGGCAAGAAATTCCGCTGTCACCCCATCTTGATCAGCCACAGGAAGTCCGCCCACCCGGGGAAGAAGTACCAATGCCTCAGGTGTGTTCAGCAATTTGAGACCATGGCTGAACGTAAGAGACATCTACTACAAGTCCACCAATTCAAGAAACCCAACCCGCGGTCCCGCTGTCCTCGCTGTAACAGGACTTTCCACAACAGTAACTCCCTGAGGATCCACTATGAAACTGTCCATGCCTGA
- the LOC135545759 gene encoding zinc finger protein 629-like isoform X1: MLESVRNTFHAQLATVMDSLLAAAVCEIAKIFESSLCEQQEELTQRGEEITGLRGRLERAERRLKKEGEEEEEEEEGEEGEGLLDVVEGPVRKTGGDGSPGQQSEPRAGSSWDSDAASETPPLVQDSGCKKSHRMKKERTELEGSSIKEELKHCPLPQFEEPHPAPVEGEGQGPGRSSSAGGQRLGEPLSDTTGTKAKLSHWEGDPRPLQSQSSTSFFHGPRVGHFSPRPDHRSPGLDPWASGVPLELQDPSFLDQSPDQVLEQREPRQSQDQTNQSQRGLRPRDDRGRGLVHQNRWSLAAKDPVRPHPNAHAQKHAQGHAHTLGGARPYTCPYCGKSFSYPSHQRRHLLRHTGVRMYPCLVCDKSFLTPSELTVHTRVHTGERPFGCTQCGKRFARSGNLRAHQRDVHLGKRPFVCQECGKRFAHRGNLRVHYQRVHQGLPYHEDEYDQDGNTLPSTG, from the exons ATGCTGGAGTCTGTAAGGAACACGTTTCACGCCCAGCTGGCCACCGTCATGGACTCCCTGCTGGCGGCAGCAGTGTGTGAGATCGCAAAAATCTTTGAGAGCAGTCTGTGTGAGCAGCAGGAGGAGctgacacagagaggagaggagatcacAGGCCTGAGGGGGAGGCTGGAGCGggcagagaggaggctgaagaaggaaggagaggaagaagaagaagaagaagaaggagaagaaggagagggccTACTGGATGTGGTAGAAGGACCAGTGAGAAAAACAGGAGGAGATGGCAGCCCGGGGCAGCAGTCTGAACCAAGAGCTG GTTCAAGCTGGGATTCGGATGCGGCCTCTGAGACCCCTCCACTGGTCCAGGACAGCGGATGTAAGAAGTCCCACAGGATGAAAAAGGAGAGAACTGAGCTGGAGGGGTCCTCCATCAAAGAAGAG CTTAAACATTGCCCTCTTCCACAGTTCGAGGAGCCCCACCCTGCCCCTGTGGAGGGGGAGGGCCAAGGGCCAGGGAGGAGCTCTTCTGCTGGGGGTCAGAGGCTGGGAGAACCCTTGTCTGACACAACAGGGACCAAGGCAAAGT TATCCCATTGGGAGGGAGACCCCAGACCTCTTCAGAGCCAGAGCTCCACCTCCTTCTTCCATGGCCCCCGGGTTGGACATTTCTCTCCCCGACCCGACCACAGGTCTCCTGGGCTTGACCCCTGGGCCAGTGGGGTTCCTCTAGAGCTTCAGGATCCAAGCTTCCTGGACCAGAGCCCAGACCAGGTACTAGAGCAGAGAGAGCCCCGGCAGTCACAGGACCAAACCAACCAATCCCAGAGAGGCCTGAGACCaagagatgacagagggaggggcCTAGTTCATCAGAACCGCTGGTCATTGGCTGCCAAGGATCCAGTCAGACCACACCCCAACGCACATGCTCAGAAACACGCACAAggtcacgcacacacactgggCGGGGCGAGACCCTACACTTGCCCGTACTGCGGCAAGAGCTTCAGCTACCCGTCCCACCAGCGCAGGCACCTGCTGCGCCACACAGGGGTGAGGATGTACCCCTGCTTGGTATGCGACAAGAGCTTCCTGACTCCGTCAGAGCTCACGGTACATACCCGCGTCCACACAGGGGAAAGGCCGTTTGGCTGCACCCAGTGTGGAAAGCGTTTTGCTCGCAGTGGGAACCTCCGGGCCCACCAGAGAGACGTCCACCTGGGGAAGAGACCCTTTGTCTGCCAGGAGTGTGGCAAGAGGTTCGCACACAGGGGCAACCTGAGGGTGCACTACCAGAGGGTACACCAGGGCCTGCCATACCATGAGGATGAGTATGACCAGGATGGCAACACTCTCCCCTCTACTGGGTAA
- the LOC135545759 gene encoding zinc finger protein 500-like isoform X2, with product MLESVRNTFHAQLATVMDSLLAAAVCEIAKIFESSLCEQQEELTQRGEEITGLRGRLERAERRLKKEGEEEEEEEEGEEGEGLLDVVEGPVRKTGGDGSPGQQSEPRAGSSWDSDAASETPPLVQDSGCKKSHRMKKERTELEGSSIKEEFEEPHPAPVEGEGQGPGRSSSAGGQRLGEPLSDTTGTKAKLSHWEGDPRPLQSQSSTSFFHGPRVGHFSPRPDHRSPGLDPWASGVPLELQDPSFLDQSPDQVLEQREPRQSQDQTNQSQRGLRPRDDRGRGLVHQNRWSLAAKDPVRPHPNAHAQKHAQGHAHTLGGARPYTCPYCGKSFSYPSHQRRHLLRHTGVRMYPCLVCDKSFLTPSELTVHTRVHTGERPFGCTQCGKRFARSGNLRAHQRDVHLGKRPFVCQECGKRFAHRGNLRVHYQRVHQGLPYHEDEYDQDGNTLPSTG from the exons ATGCTGGAGTCTGTAAGGAACACGTTTCACGCCCAGCTGGCCACCGTCATGGACTCCCTGCTGGCGGCAGCAGTGTGTGAGATCGCAAAAATCTTTGAGAGCAGTCTGTGTGAGCAGCAGGAGGAGctgacacagagaggagaggagatcacAGGCCTGAGGGGGAGGCTGGAGCGggcagagaggaggctgaagaaggaaggagaggaagaagaagaagaagaagaaggagaagaaggagagggccTACTGGATGTGGTAGAAGGACCAGTGAGAAAAACAGGAGGAGATGGCAGCCCGGGGCAGCAGTCTGAACCAAGAGCTG GTTCAAGCTGGGATTCGGATGCGGCCTCTGAGACCCCTCCACTGGTCCAGGACAGCGGATGTAAGAAGTCCCACAGGATGAAAAAGGAGAGAACTGAGCTGGAGGGGTCCTCCATCAAAGAAGAG TTCGAGGAGCCCCACCCTGCCCCTGTGGAGGGGGAGGGCCAAGGGCCAGGGAGGAGCTCTTCTGCTGGGGGTCAGAGGCTGGGAGAACCCTTGTCTGACACAACAGGGACCAAGGCAAAGT TATCCCATTGGGAGGGAGACCCCAGACCTCTTCAGAGCCAGAGCTCCACCTCCTTCTTCCATGGCCCCCGGGTTGGACATTTCTCTCCCCGACCCGACCACAGGTCTCCTGGGCTTGACCCCTGGGCCAGTGGGGTTCCTCTAGAGCTTCAGGATCCAAGCTTCCTGGACCAGAGCCCAGACCAGGTACTAGAGCAGAGAGAGCCCCGGCAGTCACAGGACCAAACCAACCAATCCCAGAGAGGCCTGAGACCaagagatgacagagggaggggcCTAGTTCATCAGAACCGCTGGTCATTGGCTGCCAAGGATCCAGTCAGACCACACCCCAACGCACATGCTCAGAAACACGCACAAggtcacgcacacacactgggCGGGGCGAGACCCTACACTTGCCCGTACTGCGGCAAGAGCTTCAGCTACCCGTCCCACCAGCGCAGGCACCTGCTGCGCCACACAGGGGTGAGGATGTACCCCTGCTTGGTATGCGACAAGAGCTTCCTGACTCCGTCAGAGCTCACGGTACATACCCGCGTCCACACAGGGGAAAGGCCGTTTGGCTGCACCCAGTGTGGAAAGCGTTTTGCTCGCAGTGGGAACCTCCGGGCCCACCAGAGAGACGTCCACCTGGGGAAGAGACCCTTTGTCTGCCAGGAGTGTGGCAAGAGGTTCGCACACAGGGGCAACCTGAGGGTGCACTACCAGAGGGTACACCAGGGCCTGCCATACCATGAGGATGAGTATGACCAGGATGGCAACACTCTCCCCTCTACTGGGTAA